From the genome of Thermodesulfovibrionales bacterium:
ACCAGCCTTAAGTAATGCCCTTGCACATTCTGATGCAGTTGTCCCTGTTGTGATTACATCATCGATGAGAAGAATCCTTTTTCCTGAAAAGTTCTTTAGTGCTCTGAAGGCCCTTCTTAGATTCTTCAATCTCTCCTCTCTTTTAAGACCGATCTGCTGAGGCGTTGACTTTATCTTTATAAGACCATTAATTTCAAGAGGCAAAGAAAGTCTCCTGGAAATCTCCTTTGCTATCAGTGATGTATGATTGAATCCCCGGGTCTTTAATCTCTGACTGTCAGGAGGAACAGGCACTATTAAGTCAGACTCTGGAAGGGAAAGTTCCAGTAATAATTCAGAGAGTGGTTTTGCCAGCTTTCTTATGCCCGAATATTTTAGATGGGCTATTGCTTGTCTTAGTACTCCATCAAATAATCCATAGACAAAAGAATTCTTAAAATAAGGCCTATTTTTTATACAGTCACCACAAATTGAGGAGCCCTGCGGAAGAGGAATCGAGCAGACATTGCATCTATTTCCTATAAAAGGCTCAACCCCGTTCCAGCAGTCAATACAGAAGGGATAGAACTTATTTGAAGATTCACTATCACAAAGAGGACAGATAGAAGGGAAAAGGCCCTTTATGATACTGTCAAGAATCAATTTGCCATAAGATAGGCCTTGCATTTTCCACATCTCGGACCAAGCGAAACCTTATCTGCTGGTACTTTATTCTTGATCCCGCAGGAAGGACATATAATGATACGGAAATCTTCCAGCGCTGCTTCTTTTCTTTCTCCTAAATATCCCTCGTCTTCTAGATCATTGAGAAGAGTCCTGAAGGCATCATCCATTTCTAAAATTTCTATACCCATCCCGTTCTTTATCTCAGAGGCATAAATTGGCACCTTTATGGCTCTTCTGACCACTCCTTTAACAACAGATATCTTTCCATCAGAAAGGTGAAGTCTCACTATAACTGAAGTTCCGGGCGCAAGTGCGTTCTGCGTTCTTATAAATAAACCCTTTCTTGATACATCACTTGTAAGCCCTCTTCCGCTGAAACCACCACCCTCAAACTCAGCCTCAAGCCTCCTTACATATCTCTTTGCCGCTCTCTTTGACATTAAAAAACAGAACCCATCCTTATAAGTTCATCTCTCCTCTGGCCTGTGGAGATGAGAAGTACCGGAGCTCCAAGGAGCTCCTCTATTTTTTTTATATAAGATTTTGCACCCTGAGGTAATCTGGAGTATTCCCTGATACCTGTTGTCTTTTCCTTCCAGCCTTTCATCTCTATATAAACTGGTTCGGCTCTGGAAAATATCTTAAACTCCTTTGGCATCTCCTCGTATACCTTTCCTTCGTATTTATAAGCCGTGCATATCTTTATTGTATCAAGTTCATCAAGGATGTCAAGTTTTGTAAGCACAAGGCCTGTTATTCCGTTAACCCTCATTGAATGCCTGAGAACCACTGTATCAAGCCATCCGGTCCTTCTTGGTCTGCCTGTTGTTGCACCAAACTCACCACCCTTTGTCCTTAATAATTCTCCGATCTCATCCTTTAGTTCTGTTGGGAAAGGTCCCTCTCCAACCCTTGTAGTATAGGCCTTTACAACTCCCAAAACAGAGGTTATCTTTGTAGGACCAATTCCAGCTCCAACACAGGCACCACCAGCAACAGGGTTGCTTGATGTAACAAATGGATAGGTTCCGTGGTCAACATCAAGAAGGGTTCCCTGTGCTCCTTCAAGAAGGACTTTTTTCTCATTCTTTATGGCACTGTCTATAACAATCTCAGTGTCCGAGATATGGAGATAGATTTTCCGTGCATATTCCATATATTCATCATAAATCCTTTCACCATCA
Proteins encoded in this window:
- a CDS encoding ComF family protein, translated to MQGLSYGKLILDSIIKGLFPSICPLCDSESSNKFYPFCIDCWNGVEPFIGNRCNVCSIPLPQGSSICGDCIKNRPYFKNSFVYGLFDGVLRQAIAHLKYSGIRKLAKPLSELLLELSLPESDLIVPVPPDSQRLKTRGFNHTSLIAKEISRRLSLPLEINGLIKIKSTPQQIGLKREERLKNLRRAFRALKNFSGKRILLIDDVITTGTTASECARALLKAGAQEVHLLAIARSAVDYIHNIDFSIPERLT
- a CDS encoding PilZ domain-containing protein, whose translation is MSKRAAKRYVRRLEAEFEGGGFSGRGLTSDVSRKGLFIRTQNALAPGTSVIVRLHLSDGKISVVKGVVRRAIKVPIYASEIKNGMGIEILEMDDAFRTLLNDLEDEGYLGERKEAALEDFRIIICPSCGIKNKVPADKVSLGPRCGKCKAYLMAN
- a CDS encoding adenylosuccinate synthase, coding for MSVVVVVGTQWGDEGKGKIVDVLSEEAELIVRYQGGHNAGHTVVINNEKFILHLIPSGILHKDKLCIIGNGVVIAPDALLNEIDGLRKRGIKVEDNLLISKNAHLIMPYHVLLDTEAERTTKVKIGTTGRGIGPAYTHKAQRIGIRVVDLLEPDIFREKLERNLEEVNFILKERYGLKPLDGERIYDEYMEYARKIYLHISDTEIVIDSAIKNEKKVLLEGAQGTLLDVDHGTYPFVTSSNPVAGGACVGAGIGPTKITSVLGVVKAYTTRVGEGPFPTELKDEIGELLRTKGGEFGATTGRPRRTGWLDTVVLRHSMRVNGITGLVLTKLDILDELDTIKICTAYKYEGKVYEEMPKEFKIFSRAEPVYIEMKGWKEKTTGIREYSRLPQGAKSYIKKIEELLGAPVLLISTGQRRDELIRMGSVF